The genomic segment ACGGTCCGTTCCTCGTAGTAGGCGAAGTTGCGTGCCTTCTGCTCCGGGGTGAACGCGTCACCGCGCAGGTGCATGGCCAGCACCAGGTCGGCCTGCTTGATCACCTGCTTGCGGTAGAGGTCGAAGTACGGGTAGTTCAGCAGCAGCGGGTAGTGCTCCGCCGGGGTGTTCTCGAAGTCCCAGTCCACGTGCTGGGTGAAGCGCTCCGCCTGCGGGTGCACTTCGAGCAGGTCGTCGTAGGGGATGACCATCTCGTCCGCGGCCCGCCGCCACTCGGCGATCTCGTCGGCGTCGACCTCGAAGGATTCGGCGATGTCGGGGTGCCGCTCGCAGGATTCCGCGGCCTCGCGCAGGTTCCGCTGCGCCATCAGGTTCGTGTAGACGTTGTTGTCCGCGATGGCCGAGTACTCGTCGGGCCCGGTGACGCCGTCGATCCGGAAACCGCCGTGCTTGCCGTGGTGGCCGAGCGAGATCCACAACCGAGCCGTTTCGAGCAGGATTTCGGTGCCGTAGTGCCGTTCGAAGTCCTGGTCGGCGGTCGCGGCCACGTAGCGGGCGACCGCGTCGGCGATGTCCGCGCTGACGTGGAAGGCCGCGGTGCCGGCCGGCCAGTACGCCGAGCACTCGGCGCCGTTGATCGACCGCCACGGGAAGGCCGCGCCACGCAGGCCCAGCTGTGCCGCCCGCTCCCGCGCTTTGTCCAAAGTGGTGTGACGCCAGCGAAGCGCGTCACGCGCGGCTTCCGGCATCGTGTAGGTCAGCACCTGGAGCACGAAGGATTCGGTGTCCCAGAAGGCATGGCCGTCGTAGCCGGGGCCGGTCAGCCCCTTGCCCGGGATGGCGCGACTTTCGCCGCGGGCACCGGCCTGCAGCACGTGGAACAACGCGAACCGCACGGCCTGCTGGAGTTCCGGGTCGCCGTCGATCTGCACGTCGGCGGATTCCCAGAACTCGTCGAGGAACTGCCGCTGCTCGGCGAGCAGGCCCTCCCAGCCGGTCTGCAGCGCGCCGTCGAGCGCCGCTTCCACCTGCGCGCGTAGTGCCGGTGCCGAGCGCTGCGCCGACCAGCCGTAGCCGACGTACTTAATCAGCGTCAGCTTCTCGCCCTTCGGCACGTCGACCGCCGCGGTCAACCGGGCCAGGTCGTCTTCGGCGTGGATGCGGGTGCGCAGGCCGTCGGTGGTCTCCAGGCGGTGGTCCATCGCCGCGGCCATGCGCAGCCCGGACTCGCGGGTGCGGTGCACCAGCACCGCGCGGTAGTCCTCGGCCATGGCGAACTCGCCGACCAGCGGCGAGTCCAGCGCCGCCGCCACCCTCGGGTCGCCGGTGGGGGACTCGATCGGCTCGTTGGCCAGCAGGTCGGACTGCACCACCAGCTGGATCTCGCCGTCCAGCGGTTCCACCTCGTACCGGATGGCCGCCACCGCGCGCTGGGTGAACGAGACCAGCCGCTCGGTGCGCACCCGGACGCGGCGCCCGGTCGGGGAGGACCACTCGGTGGTCCGGCGCAGCGTGCCGGACCGGAAGTCGAGCACGCGCTCGTGCGCGGTCGCCTGCCCGTACCGCATGTCCAGCGGCTCGTCCTCGACCAGCAGCCGGATGATCTTGCCGTCGGTCACGTTGACCACGGTCTGCCCGTCTTCGGGATAGCCGTACCCCGCCTCGGCGTAGGGCAGCTGGTACGACTCGTAGAACCCGTTGAGGTAGGTGCCCGGCAACCCGCGCGGCTCACCCTCCTCGAGCGTGCCGCGCAGGCCGATGTGCCCGTTGGACAGCGCGAAGGTGGATTCCGTGCGCTGCAACTGTTCGACGTCCAAGCCGATCCAGCGCAGTTCCCACGGCGACCGCTCGCTCTGCTCGTACCCGTGAGTCACTCAGCCCTCCAGAAGTTCCGCGAGATCGTCCACCACCACGTTGGCGCCCGCGGCACGCAGCTGTTCAGCCTGGTCCTCGCGGTCCACCCCCACCACGTAACCGAATGCGCCAGCCTTGCCCGCCTGCACCCCGGAAATGGCGTCCTCGAAGACGGCGGCCGCGGCCGGTTCGGTGTCCAGCGCGCGGGCCCCGGCCAGGAACGAGTCCGGCGCGGGCTTGCCGCGCAACTTCCGTTGCACGATCTCGATGCCGTCGATCCGCGCCTGCACGAACTTGGTCAGGTCGGCGCCGTCGAGCACCTTCGCGCCGTTGGCCGACGAGGTGACCACGCCGATCTTCAGCCCGGCGTCACGGACGGCTTCGAGGTAGCGCACCGAGCCGGGGTACGGGTTCACCCCCTGCTCGTCGATGATCGCCAGCACGAGTTCGTTCTTGCGGTTCCCCACGCCGTGCACGGTTTCGCGGTCCGGCGGATCGCCGGGTTCGCCTTCGGGCAGGACGATTTCCCGCGACGCCAGGAACTGCCGGACCCCGTCGAACCGCGGCCGCCCGTCCACGTGGTCGGCGTAGTCGCGATCGGTGAAGGGACGGAAGTCCGCGCCGTCGCGAGCCCGCAGGAACTCGTCGAAGGTCTGCTTCCACGCTTGCTTGTGCAGGGCGGCGGTGCCGGTGAGCACGCCGTCCAGGTCGAACAGGCAGGTGGTGATCCCATCGGGCAAACCAAGCATGTCCGAACCGTACCGGCGGTCGGCCGTCGCCGCCGTGCAGTGTTCGTCCCGGCTCGTCCGGTTCGCCTTATTTTCCCCGGGCGGCGAGGAAGCGATCGGCGCCCGCTCGCAGGTCAACGATGGGGTCCGGGTAGTTGTCGGCGCCGCCGCGCTTCCACGGCTCGTGCACCGCCGGACCCTCGATCCCGGCGAGTTCGGGCACGTACCGGCGCACGTAGTCGCCTTGCGGGTCGTACCGCTTCGCTTGCAGGAGCGGGTTCAGCACCCGGTTCGGGCGCGTGTCGGTGCCGGTACCCGCGACCCACTGCCAGTTGAGCTGGTTGTTGGCCATGTCGGCGTCGATCAGGTGCGCCAGGAAGTGCCGGGCGCCCTCCCTCCAGTCCAGGTACAGCGTCTTGGTCAGGAAGCTGCCCACGATCAGCCGCGCGCGGTTGTGCATCCAGCCCTCGCGCAGCAACTGCCGCATCCCGGCGTCGACGATCGGGACGCCGGTGCGCCCGTCGCGCCAGGCATCGAGGTCCGGGGCGGACCGGCGCCAGCGGTCACCGCGGGCGCGGTAGTCGGCGTGCGTGCAGTCCGGCCGCGCGGCGAGCACCTGGTGGTGGAAGTCCCGCCAGGCCAGTTGCCGGACGAAGGCCTCGGCACCGGCCGACCGGCCGGCGCGGTGCACCAGTTCGTTGGCCGACACCGAGCCGAAGTGCAGGTGCGGGGACAGCCGTGAGGTCCCGCCCGCGGCCAGGTCGTCCTGCTTCCGCGGGTAGTCGTCCACCTGGCCGTCGAGCCAGTCGCCGACCAGTTCGCGGCCCGCGCGCTCACCGCCGTCCGGCAGGTCCGGCGCGGTCCGCCCGGCGCAGATTTCCCCCGCCGACGGCACTTTCCCGGCGCGGACCCGGGCGGGGGAGAGCTTCGGCGGTTCGAGCACCGAGCGCCGGTCGGTCTCCGACCAGCGCCGGAAGTACGGGGTGAACACGGCGAAGTGGTTCTTGCCGCCGGTGGGCGTCACCGCGCCCGGCGCGAGCACGGTGGTCACCGCGTCGTGGACGATCAGGCGGTCGCCCAGTTCGTCGCGCAGCGCGTCCTCGCGCCGGTGCGCGAACGCGCTGACGTCGGCGGCGACGTGCACCTCGTCGGCCCCGAACTCACGCACCCTGGTGACCACGTCACCGCGGCGGACCACCAGGCGGGCACCCAGTTCCGCCAGCCCGGCGTCCAGGTCGCGCAGGCAGTCCGCGAGGAAGGCGGCCCGGTTCGGCGTGCCGGTGATCCGCTCGTCCAGCACGAACAGCGGGATCACCCGGCCCGCCTTCGCGGCCGCGGTCAGCACGGGGTTGTCGTGCACCCGGAGGTCACGGGTGAACAAGGCGATCGCGACGGTCAAAAGTGGTCCCTCCGGTGTTCCTGGTCCACCACGGCGGGCAGGTCGGACAGCCGGGCCAGTCCGTCCAGCGGCCGCCGCATCCGGTGGTTGTCCTTGAGGCGCCCGGCGTTGCGGTCGAGGAAGGCCCAGTAGCCCGCGGTGAACGGGCAGGCGTTCTCGCCGACGCGGACCTTCGGATCGAACTCGCAGCGGCGGCAGTGGTCGCTCATCCGGTTCACGTACGCCCCGCCCGCGGCATACGGTTTGGTCGCCACGATGCCGCCGTCGGCGTACTGGCTCATCCCGATCACGTTGGCGGGCATGACCCACGGGAAGCCGTCGACGAAGGCGGTGGCGAACCACTCGGTCAGCTCACGCGGCCGGTACCCGCGTTGCAGCGCGTGGTTCCCGAGCACCATCAGGCGTTCGATGTGGTGCGCGTAGCCCCGGTCGCGGACGCCGGTCAGCGCGGTGCGCAGGCAGTGCGCGGTCACCGCCTCCGGTTCGAGTTCGAGCCACCACCGCGGCACGGGTTCGCAGGCCTGCAGGCGGTTGTGGTCGAGGTAGTCCGGTCCGAGGTGCCAGTACAGCTGCCACACCCATTCGCGCCAGCCGAGGATCTGGCGGACGAAACCCTCGACGCAGGCGAGCGGCGCGCTGCCGTCCTCGTAGCGGGCGGCGGCCTGCTCGGCGACGTCGAGCGGGTCGAGCAGGCCGAGGTTGAGCGGCACCGAGAGCAGCGCGTGCGACATCGCCCAGTCGTCCCCGAGCATCGCGTCCTGGTACGGGCCGAACGTGGGCAGCCGGTCGTCGAGGAACCTCTTCAGCGCCCGGCGTGCTTCGGCCCTGGTGACCGCGAACCGGCGCGGCCCGTCCACCCCGACCGGCGAGATCCGGCCGTCGCGGGCCATCCGGTCCAGGTCCGCGCGGACCTGTTCGTCGATCTCGTTCTCCCGCGGGTGCCACGGCTTCGGCACGTCGAGCGTGCGCTGCTTCGGCGGTGGTTTCCGGTTCTCGTGGTCGAAGTTCCACCGGCCGCCCACCGGTTCGCCGTCGCCTTCCACCAGGATGCCCAGGCGCCGGCGCTGGTCGCGGTAGAAGTCCTCCATCAGGTACCGGTGCCGGTCGCGTGCCCACTCGGCGAAGTCCGCTTTGGACCGGGTGAAGCCGGGCGTCGGCCGGATCTCGGTGACCACGCCCTCGTCGCGCAGGCGGCGGACCAGCCGGTCGGCCGCGCGGGAATGGGGTTCGTGCACCACCACCGGACTGCCGAACTCCGCCAGCCCCGCGCGGTAGTTCTCCGCGCGGACGAGGGTGACCTGGTCGCCGAGTTCGGCCGCGAGCTGGCGCATCCCGGCCAGCACCAGGTGCAGTTTCTGCCGGTGGAAGCGCTTGTGCGCGAAGGCGTGCGCCGACTCGACCAGCACGATCGGGCGCCCGGCCAGGTCGCCGCCGCGGAAGTGCGGGCCGAGCTGGTCGGCGAACAACCACAGCGGCGTCTCGTCGGTCACGCGTACAGCCTGCGGGGACCGTGCCCGGCTCGCAGCGCGAGGACGCCCCGGCGGGTGATGTCCGCCGGGGCGCCTTTCCTGCCGCGGGGTCAGCCCCCGTTGCGCTCCTTCGTGGCGCGGGCCGAGCGGGTGCAGACCTCGCCCACGTCCACCGTCTGCCCGCGGTCGGCGAACACGTCGGTCAGCCCGACGATCTTGCCGCGCGGCGAGGTGCAGGTGAGCGTGTACGCCTCCTTGGGGCCGTAGGTGGTCGGCAGCGGCGAGGCGAACTCGACGCGCGCGGTCCAGTCGTCCGGCGTGGCCGGGTCCACCTGGTCGTAGTTGACGAACACGGCGACGTAGTCACCGGCCGGCGGGTCGAACATCACCGCCCGCTCCTGCCGGGTGCTGCCGTTCGCCGACTGGGTGACCAGCTTGCCGGTCGAGTCGAACACGTAGACGTCCCAGTCGGTGGCCGTGCTGGCCCAGTCCACGGCCACGGTCAGCTTGCCGTT from the Amycolatopsis magusensis genome contains:
- a CDS encoding glycoside hydrolase family 65 protein — encoded protein: MTHGYEQSERSPWELRWIGLDVEQLQRTESTFALSNGHIGLRGTLEEGEPRGLPGTYLNGFYESYQLPYAEAGYGYPEDGQTVVNVTDGKIIRLLVEDEPLDMRYGQATAHERVLDFRSGTLRRTTEWSSPTGRRVRVRTERLVSFTQRAVAAIRYEVEPLDGEIQLVVQSDLLANEPIESPTGDPRVAAALDSPLVGEFAMAEDYRAVLVHRTRESGLRMAAAMDHRLETTDGLRTRIHAEDDLARLTAAVDVPKGEKLTLIKYVGYGWSAQRSAPALRAQVEAALDGALQTGWEGLLAEQRQFLDEFWESADVQIDGDPELQQAVRFALFHVLQAGARGESRAIPGKGLTGPGYDGHAFWDTESFVLQVLTYTMPEAARDALRWRHTTLDKARERAAQLGLRGAAFPWRSINGAECSAYWPAGTAAFHVSADIADAVARYVAATADQDFERHYGTEILLETARLWISLGHHGKHGGFRIDGVTGPDEYSAIADNNVYTNLMAQRNLREAAESCERHPDIAESFEVDADEIAEWRRAADEMVIPYDDLLEVHPQAERFTQHVDWDFENTPAEHYPLLLNYPYFDLYRKQVIKQADLVLAMHLRGDAFTPEQKARNFAYYEERTVRDSSLSAGTQAVLAAEVGHLDLAYDYLAEAAFTDLHDVHNNVRNGLHMASLAGAWLATVAGLGGMRDHDGSLSFAPRLPRGLDRVSFRLIFLGTHFSVEITPEEAKYQLLSGDELDIRHHGEKVTVSESATAMPIPEAPSLPEPSQPPGRAPARRRKD
- a CDS encoding HAD family hydrolase gives rise to the protein MLGLPDGITTCLFDLDGVLTGTAALHKQAWKQTFDEFLRARDGADFRPFTDRDYADHVDGRPRFDGVRQFLASREIVLPEGEPGDPPDRETVHGVGNRKNELVLAIIDEQGVNPYPGSVRYLEAVRDAGLKIGVVTSSANGAKVLDGADLTKFVQARIDGIEIVQRKLRGKPAPDSFLAGARALDTEPAAAAVFEDAISGVQAGKAGAFGYVVGVDREDQAEQLRAAGANVVVDDLAELLEG
- a CDS encoding cryptochrome/photolyase family protein, which produces MTVAIALFTRDLRVHDNPVLTAAAKAGRVIPLFVLDERITGTPNRAAFLADCLRDLDAGLAELGARLVVRRGDVVTRVREFGADEVHVAADVSAFAHRREDALRDELGDRLIVHDAVTTVLAPGAVTPTGGKNHFAVFTPYFRRWSETDRRSVLEPPKLSPARVRAGKVPSAGEICAGRTAPDLPDGGERAGRELVGDWLDGQVDDYPRKQDDLAAGGTSRLSPHLHFGSVSANELVHRAGRSAGAEAFVRQLAWRDFHHQVLAARPDCTHADYRARGDRWRRSAPDLDAWRDGRTGVPIVDAGMRQLLREGWMHNRARLIVGSFLTKTLYLDWREGARHFLAHLIDADMANNQLNWQWVAGTGTDTRPNRVLNPLLQAKRYDPQGDYVRRYVPELAGIEGPAVHEPWKRGGADNYPDPIVDLRAGADRFLAARGK
- a CDS encoding cryptochrome/photolyase family protein, with the protein product MTDETPLWLFADQLGPHFRGGDLAGRPIVLVESAHAFAHKRFHRQKLHLVLAGMRQLAAELGDQVTLVRAENYRAGLAEFGSPVVVHEPHSRAADRLVRRLRDEGVVTEIRPTPGFTRSKADFAEWARDRHRYLMEDFYRDQRRRLGILVEGDGEPVGGRWNFDHENRKPPPKQRTLDVPKPWHPRENEIDEQVRADLDRMARDGRISPVGVDGPRRFAVTRAEARRALKRFLDDRLPTFGPYQDAMLGDDWAMSHALLSVPLNLGLLDPLDVAEQAAARYEDGSAPLACVEGFVRQILGWREWVWQLYWHLGPDYLDHNRLQACEPVPRWWLELEPEAVTAHCLRTALTGVRDRGYAHHIERLMVLGNHALQRGYRPRELTEWFATAFVDGFPWVMPANVIGMSQYADGGIVATKPYAAGGAYVNRMSDHCRRCEFDPKVRVGENACPFTAGYWAFLDRNAGRLKDNHRMRRPLDGLARLSDLPAVVDQEHRRDHF